Proteins encoded in a region of the Streptomyces sp. NBC_01298 genome:
- a CDS encoding vitamin K epoxide reductase family protein, translating into MTTRGTDTDTAGTRTAVGGSRALALLLVITGAAGLLAAWVITIDKFKLLEDPDFVPGCSLNPIVSCGNIMKSDQAAVFGFPNPMLGLVAYGMVVCVGMSLLARARFPRWYWLTLNAGMLFGVGFCTWLMYQSLYSINSLCLWCCLAWVATIVMFWYVTSHNVRNRLLPAPGWLRAFFDEFTWVLPVLHIGIIGMLILTRWWDFWTS; encoded by the coding sequence ATGACGACACGAGGGACCGACACGGACACCGCCGGGACGCGGACGGCCGTCGGCGGCAGCCGGGCGCTGGCCCTGCTGCTGGTGATCACGGGAGCGGCGGGGCTGCTCGCCGCCTGGGTCATCACGATCGACAAGTTCAAGCTGCTGGAGGACCCGGACTTCGTACCGGGCTGCAGCCTCAACCCGATCGTCTCCTGCGGCAACATCATGAAGAGCGACCAGGCGGCCGTCTTCGGCTTCCCGAACCCGATGCTGGGGCTGGTCGCCTACGGCATGGTCGTCTGCGTCGGCATGAGCCTGCTCGCACGGGCGCGCTTCCCGCGCTGGTACTGGCTCACCCTGAACGCCGGGATGCTCTTCGGCGTCGGCTTCTGCACCTGGCTGATGTACCAGTCGCTCTACAGCATCAACTCCCTGTGCCTGTGGTGCTGCCTGGCCTGGGTCGCCACCATCGTCATGTTCTGGTACGTCACCTCGCACAACGTCCGCAACCGCCTGCTGCCGGCCCCCGGCTGGCTGCGCGCCTTCTTCGACGAGTTCACCTGGGTGCTGCCCGTCCTGCACATCGGGATCATCGGCATGCTGATCCTGACCCGCTGGTGGGACTTCTGGACCTCCTGA